One part of the Candidatus Kouleothrix ribensis genome encodes these proteins:
- a CDS encoding RNA methyltransferase, which translates to MNRTKPELQIRPHAMNDHNPLDAIVVVLHRPRKLVNIAGAVRAMKNMGLHRLRLVQPAEYNAYEIEGIAHRSADVLSATSIHATLDDALADAIFVAGTTARMREAGPPAATPRALAPGLLARAADGPVALLFGPEDNGLTNPELDRCHALLSIPADPAYPSLNLAQAVLLVAYELRMAGDLATPAPRRARQPAAAAQLEDLFGAIERALWGVEFFKSHQAEAMLRTLRSLTHRAEPEVREAALLKAMALETLNFLRRKGVAPGLRPAEPGATRSIHGRQDHEGHADREANT; encoded by the coding sequence ATGAATCGTACTAAACCAGAGTTACAAATTCGCCCACACGCCATGAATGATCATAACCCGCTGGATGCGATCGTGGTTGTGCTGCATCGCCCGCGCAAGCTGGTGAATATCGCCGGGGCGGTACGCGCGATGAAGAATATGGGACTGCATCGGCTGCGGCTGGTGCAGCCGGCCGAGTACAATGCCTACGAGATCGAGGGCATCGCCCACCGCAGCGCCGATGTGCTGAGCGCTACCAGCATCCACGCCACACTCGACGACGCACTGGCCGACGCGATCTTTGTGGCCGGCACGACTGCCCGCATGCGCGAGGCCGGCCCGCCGGCTGCTACCCCACGCGCGCTGGCACCCGGCCTGCTGGCGCGCGCCGCCGATGGGCCGGTGGCGCTGCTGTTCGGCCCCGAAGACAACGGGCTGACGAACCCTGAGCTCGATCGCTGCCATGCCCTGCTGTCCATCCCGGCCGACCCGGCCTACCCTTCGCTGAACCTGGCCCAGGCTGTGCTGCTGGTGGCTTACGAACTGCGTATGGCTGGCGATCTGGCTACACCAGCACCGCGCCGCGCGCGCCAGCCGGCGGCAGCGGCCCAGCTCGAAGATCTATTCGGCGCGATTGAGCGGGCGCTCTGGGGTGTCGAGTTCTTCAAATCGCATCAGGCCGAGGCAATGCTGCGCACGTTGCGTAGCCTGACCCACCGCGCCGAGCCCGAGGTGCGCGAGGCCGCGCTGCTGAAGGCTATGGCTTTAGAAACGTTGAACTTCCTGCGGCGCAAGGGTGTCGCGCCGGGCCTGCGGCCGGCCGAACCCGGCGCCACCCGCAGCATACACGGCCGGCAAGATCACGAAGGGCATGCGGATCGCGAGGCCAACACCTAA
- a CDS encoding glycosyltransferase family 4 protein — MITSAPFPPREGIGYYIWNLSKYLTSRGHRVHIVTRSEAGRANNETVDDIIIWRPTFVPVYPFHVHLHSLFVEKLIMRLEPEIDLFHMHTPLPPMISTKRPIMLTVHSAVREDVKATPITSVYTLQMKLQAPFSYWIEQTLLRHATSVNAVSPQVAQALATYPSGPSKIDVTWNGVDTSTFRPGSTTSSHKCLILSVGRLAPGKGIEDLLQAVLTMKHLGTPAEAIQLSIVGDGPQRQYIEQFIHANQLSERVVLLGHINDRTRLARLYQEATLFVMPSHHEGLPTVILEAMACGCPIVATKVGGVPNIVVNGENGALVPPHAPTQLAHTLLELIQQPALLAAMRLRSRQMVETFFSWDTVGDNYAARYKELV; from the coding sequence ATGATCACATCTGCTCCATTCCCACCACGCGAAGGAATTGGTTACTATATCTGGAATCTCTCAAAGTACCTGACTAGCCGAGGCCATCGTGTACATATTGTCACACGTAGTGAGGCCGGACGAGCTAACAATGAAACTGTCGATGATATCATTATCTGGCGCCCTACTTTCGTACCTGTATACCCATTTCATGTGCATTTACATAGTCTATTTGTTGAAAAATTGATCATGCGCTTGGAACCCGAGATTGATCTATTCCATATGCATACACCGCTACCGCCAATGATCTCGACGAAACGCCCGATTATGCTTACAGTCCACTCGGCAGTTCGCGAAGATGTAAAAGCAACACCAATAACGAGTGTATATACCCTCCAGATGAAATTACAGGCGCCATTTAGCTACTGGATTGAGCAAACACTCTTGCGTCACGCTACAAGTGTCAATGCTGTTTCACCCCAGGTGGCACAGGCCTTGGCAACCTACCCATCTGGTCCGAGCAAGATCGATGTGACCTGGAATGGTGTGGACACAAGTACCTTTAGGCCGGGTTCCACCACTTCTAGCCATAAGTGTTTGATTTTGAGTGTTGGAAGGCTCGCCCCAGGGAAAGGTATAGAAGATCTGCTACAGGCAGTTCTTACGATGAAGCACCTTGGAACGCCAGCCGAAGCGATTCAGCTATCGATCGTGGGCGACGGGCCGCAACGGCAATACATCGAGCAATTTATTCATGCGAACCAATTGAGCGAGCGAGTTGTTCTACTTGGACATATTAATGATCGCACGCGGCTGGCCAGGTTGTACCAGGAAGCAACTCTTTTCGTCATGCCGTCCCATCACGAGGGACTGCCCACGGTGATACTAGAAGCAATGGCTTGTGGTTGCCCAATCGTGGCGACCAAAGTGGGTGGAGTGCCGAACATCGTCGTGAATGGTGAAAATGGTGCGCTTGTACCGCCTCATGCGCCTACACAGTTAGCGCACACCCTTTTGGAGCTGATACAACAACCCGCGCTTTTAGCAGCTATGCGGCTGCGTTCACGACAAATGGTTGAGACATTCTTCTCTTGGGATACGGTCGGCGATAATTATGCCGCTCGATACAAAGAGTTGGTATAA
- a CDS encoding carotenoid 1,2-hydratase — translation MHKSIVLLLLATLLAACGGATSTTPIGQISAIEALGSANTAGFARATAPRQFVFPQDHGPHQQFAAEWWYYTGNLATAGGRHFGFQLTFFRVGMSPQPPARASDWAASNIYMAHFALSDVAGKQFYAFDRFSRDAAGLAGAQGDPFRVWLEGWSAEGAERALPMRLRAGQGDAAIDLTLGAGKPPVLQGDRGLSQKSAAPGSASYYYSLTRMPTHGTVRVGSASFEVTGLSWMDREWSTNSLGPDIAGWDWFALQLDDGRELMYYQLRDQSGAPTPFSSGALIAADGSVSPIARDDMTLTVLNSWASPHSGGSYPAGWHVQIPSQSVDLTVTPYLADQELQLATVYWEGAVQISGSSAGRPASGNGYVELTGYAEQQAQDAIRMR, via the coding sequence ATGCATAAATCGATCGTTCTGTTGCTGCTGGCCACACTGCTGGCGGCGTGTGGCGGGGCCACAAGCACCACACCAATCGGCCAGATCTCGGCAATCGAGGCGCTTGGCAGCGCGAATACGGCCGGCTTCGCACGCGCCACCGCGCCGCGCCAGTTCGTGTTCCCGCAGGATCACGGGCCGCACCAGCAGTTTGCGGCCGAGTGGTGGTACTACACCGGCAACCTGGCCACTGCCGGCGGCCGGCACTTTGGCTTTCAGCTGACCTTCTTCCGTGTGGGGATGTCGCCACAGCCGCCCGCACGCGCCTCCGACTGGGCCGCGTCGAATATCTACATGGCCCATTTTGCACTCAGCGACGTGGCCGGCAAGCAGTTCTATGCCTTCGACCGCTTCAGCCGCGACGCGGCCGGGCTGGCCGGCGCCCAAGGCGATCCGTTCAGGGTCTGGCTTGAGGGTTGGAGCGCCGAAGGAGCCGAGCGTGCGCTGCCGATGCGCCTGCGCGCGGGGCAGGGCGACGCGGCGATCGATCTGACGCTGGGGGCCGGCAAGCCGCCGGTGCTACAAGGCGACCGCGGCCTGAGCCAGAAGAGCGCCGCGCCAGGCAGTGCCTCGTACTATTACTCGCTGACGCGCATGCCCACCCACGGTACCGTTCGTGTAGGCTCCGCCAGCTTCGAGGTGACCGGGCTGAGTTGGATGGATCGTGAGTGGAGCACCAACTCGCTCGGGCCGGACATAGCCGGCTGGGACTGGTTTGCGCTGCAGCTCGACGACGGGCGCGAGCTGATGTATTACCAGCTGCGCGATCAGAGCGGCGCGCCGACGCCCTTCAGCAGCGGCGCGCTGATCGCCGCCGACGGTAGCGTCAGCCCGATCGCGCGCGACGACATGACGCTGACGGTGCTGAATAGCTGGGCCAGCCCGCACAGCGGCGGCAGCTACCCTGCGGGCTGGCATGTGCAGATCCCGTCGCAGAGTGTCGACCTGACGGTGACGCCGTATCTGGCCGATCAAGAGCTACAGCTGGCAACTGTGTATTGGGAGGGGGCAGTACAGATCAGCGGCAGCAGCGCCGGGCGGCCCGCCAGCGGCAATGGCTATGTCGAGCTGACTGGCTACGCCGAACAGCAAGCACAGGACGCGATCCGCATGCGCTAA
- a CDS encoding oligosaccharide biosynthesis protein Alg14-like protein, translating into MKVCLVCSHGGHLTETMQILSSFKDCDIFFATYHSARETEVTAIARAYFTDNIGTNIWRMLHTLFWALYILLLEKPDAIVSLGAEIAIPFFYLGKFLRIKTIFIESWCRVENLSKTGKLIYPVADAFYVQWPQLLNRCGPKAQYKGAVI; encoded by the coding sequence ATGAAAGTCTGCCTGGTCTGCTCGCATGGTGGGCATCTCACCGAAACAATGCAAATTCTCAGCAGTTTTAAGGATTGCGATATTTTCTTCGCTACGTACCATAGTGCCCGAGAGACAGAGGTTACCGCGATCGCTCGGGCATATTTCACCGACAATATTGGCACCAATATCTGGCGTATGCTGCACACACTATTCTGGGCGTTGTATATTCTGCTACTTGAAAAACCCGATGCAATTGTTAGTTTAGGAGCCGAGATTGCGATACCTTTCTTCTATCTTGGTAAGTTTCTGCGAATCAAGACGATTTTCATCGAGAGTTGGTGTCGAGTCGAAAATCTTTCTAAAACTGGCAAACTAATTTACCCGGTAGCTGATGCATTTTATGTACAATGGCCGCAGTTACTCAATAGATGCGGCCCAAAAGCGCAATATAAGGGAGCGGTGATTTGA
- a CDS encoding beta-1,4-galactosyltransferase, whose protein sequence is MILVTVGTHDHGFNRLVQPMDVLAAELDEIVIIQRGSSTYEPRYAEHFQWASGQRMQELNREARVVVMHAAAGSILLALLERKAIVVVPRQPQFNECIDDHQHQLASALDTQNRAVALIQPSKDSLRAAIERAARQETKCYQNTQLVQALNQQLNIWKLRPEQPASLFRKG, encoded by the coding sequence TTGATTCTTGTGACCGTTGGCACACATGATCATGGATTCAATCGGTTGGTTCAGCCAATGGATGTGTTAGCCGCCGAACTAGATGAAATTGTTATTATTCAGCGCGGTAGTTCGACATACGAACCACGCTATGCCGAACATTTTCAGTGGGCTAGTGGGCAGCGGATGCAGGAGCTAAATCGTGAAGCCAGGGTTGTAGTAATGCATGCTGCTGCCGGATCGATCCTACTGGCCTTACTTGAGCGGAAGGCAATCGTAGTCGTTCCGCGGCAACCACAATTTAATGAGTGTATTGACGATCATCAGCACCAACTAGCCTCTGCTCTCGATACACAAAACAGGGCAGTGGCGCTTATTCAGCCATCAAAAGACTCACTACGAGCGGCGATCGAGCGTGCAGCGCGGCAAGAAACAAAATGCTACCAGAACACCCAACTTGTTCAGGCACTAAATCAGCAACTCAATATCTGGAAATTGCGACCTGAACAGCCTGCATCACTATTCAGGAAAGGTTAG
- a CDS encoding glycosyltransferase family 2 protein, which yields MRASVIVVTYNSRSYIAACLRSIEAELGADDELIVVDNGSTDGTAALVRAEFPSARLVAGTNIGYAAGNNQGAQLARGEYLVLLNPDTVVRPGTLVALLAPLAHRIDTALSTARVVHMRRPALINTCGNTMHYTGLTYCRGANRPAGEYAIPAEVDAVSGAAFAIRRAVFEALGGFDERFFMYVEDTDLSLRARLAGYRCVYVPQALVEHDYRPSYSPTKAFYLDRNRHLMLLKNLSRPTYLRMLPGLLLGEAVTWGFLLLRGPRFWGVKPRVYRAIWAERAHIRATRHQRQALGGRPDQALIGRLTYRLDFGQLASRALARAAAVVFHPAFWAARVLMRGRSA from the coding sequence ATGCGCGCTAGCGTGATCGTCGTGACCTACAATAGCCGCAGCTATATCGCGGCCTGCCTGCGCTCGATCGAGGCCGAGCTTGGCGCCGACGACGAGCTGATCGTGGTCGACAACGGCTCCACCGACGGCACCGCCGCGCTGGTGCGTGCCGAATTTCCAAGCGCGCGGCTGGTGGCCGGCACGAACATCGGTTATGCCGCCGGCAACAACCAGGGTGCCCAGCTGGCGCGCGGCGAGTACCTGGTGTTGCTCAACCCCGACACGGTCGTGCGGCCGGGTACACTCGTCGCGCTGCTCGCGCCGCTGGCCCACCGGATCGACACGGCGCTGAGTACCGCGCGGGTGGTACACATGCGCCGGCCCGCGCTGATCAACACCTGCGGCAATACCATGCACTACACCGGGCTAACCTACTGCCGTGGCGCGAACCGGCCCGCCGGCGAGTATGCCATCCCGGCCGAGGTCGACGCGGTGTCGGGCGCGGCGTTCGCCATCCGCCGCGCGGTATTCGAGGCGCTGGGCGGCTTCGACGAGCGCTTCTTCATGTATGTTGAAGACACCGACCTCTCGCTACGGGCGCGCCTGGCTGGCTACCGCTGCGTCTACGTGCCGCAGGCGCTGGTCGAGCACGACTACCGGCCGAGCTACTCGCCGACCAAGGCGTTCTATCTCGACCGCAACCGCCACCTGATGCTGCTCAAGAACCTGAGCCGGCCGACCTACCTGCGCATGCTGCCGGGGCTGCTGCTGGGCGAGGCGGTGACCTGGGGCTTTCTGCTGCTGCGCGGCCCGCGCTTCTGGGGCGTCAAGCCACGCGTCTATCGCGCGATCTGGGCCGAGCGCGCGCATATCCGCGCCACGCGGCACCAGCGCCAGGCGCTGGGCGGCCGGCCCGACCAGGCGCTGATCGGAAGGCTGACCTACCGGCTCGACTTCGGCCAGCTGGCCAGCCGGGCGCTCGCGCGCGCCGCCGCCGTGGTGTTCCACCCCGCGTTCTGGGCCGCGCGGGTGTTGATGAGAGGTAGGAGCGCATGA
- a CDS encoding glycosyltransferase family 2 protein → MSQHVTLGFGVSDSTSPRIHPSIRSRSRPVVALIPAHNEERFIGSLVLTVMRFVDQVIVIDDGSADQTAEIARHAGALVLCHQVNQGKAAAANTGFNYVRQLQPGAVVMLDGDGQHCAEDIPAVLAPVLGGSADIVVGSRFLEVKSDIPAYRKVGQHSLTMLTNLASGVPISDSQSGYRAFSAQALEVLTFGQGGFSLESEMQFLANEHKLRVVEVPIKVVYAEPAKRNPVSHGMQVVNAVLRLVGQTRPLLFFCGSGMVIFTLAMLLGLQVVGIFVQSRQLAIGYALITVMLSIIGLLLCFSGIMLHSMRGMIVDLRQRLVERLSEPRQRNVVLFERLAEQASDERVRGRTHAR, encoded by the coding sequence ATGTCGCAACACGTCACGCTTGGTTTTGGTGTGTCCGATTCCACCTCGCCTCGCATCCACCCGTCCATCCGCAGCCGGTCACGTCCGGTGGTAGCACTCATTCCGGCCCACAACGAAGAGCGCTTCATTGGCAGCCTGGTACTGACAGTGATGCGGTTTGTCGATCAGGTCATCGTCATCGACGACGGCTCGGCCGATCAGACTGCCGAGATCGCGCGGCACGCAGGTGCGCTGGTGCTGTGCCATCAGGTAAACCAGGGTAAAGCTGCGGCAGCCAATACTGGGTTCAACTATGTGCGCCAGCTGCAGCCCGGCGCGGTGGTAATGCTGGATGGCGACGGCCAGCACTGCGCCGAAGACATCCCGGCCGTGCTGGCGCCGGTGCTCGGCGGCAGCGCCGATATTGTCGTCGGATCGCGCTTCCTCGAGGTCAAGAGCGACATCCCCGCGTACCGCAAGGTTGGCCAGCATAGCCTGACCATGCTAACCAACCTGGCCTCGGGGGTGCCGATCAGCGACTCGCAGAGCGGCTACCGGGCCTTCTCGGCCCAGGCGCTCGAGGTGCTGACCTTCGGCCAGGGTGGGTTCTCGCTCGAGTCCGAGATGCAGTTCCTGGCTAACGAACACAAGCTGCGTGTGGTCGAGGTGCCAATCAAAGTGGTGTATGCCGAGCCGGCCAAGCGCAACCCGGTCAGCCATGGTATGCAGGTGGTCAACGCCGTGCTGCGGCTGGTTGGGCAGACGCGCCCACTGCTCTTTTTTTGCGGCAGCGGCATGGTGATCTTTACGCTCGCGATGCTGCTCGGGCTGCAGGTAGTCGGCATCTTCGTGCAATCGCGCCAGCTGGCGATCGGCTACGCGCTGATCACCGTGATGCTCAGCATCATCGGGCTGCTGCTGTGCTTCTCGGGGATCATGCTGCACTCGATGCGCGGCATGATCGTCGATCTGCGCCAGCGGCTGGTCGAGCGGCTGAGTGAGCCGCGGCAGCGCAACGTGGTGCTATTCGAGCGCCTAGCCGAGCAAGCCAGCGACGAGCGCGTGAGGGGGCGGACGCATGCGCGCTAG
- a CDS encoding glucose-1-phosphate thymidylyltransferase, which translates to MKGLVLSGGKGTRLRPITYTSAKQLVPVANKPVLFRVIEAIRDAGIDEIGIVIGDTGPEVRAAVGDGKRWGVRIEYIPQDAPLGLAHAVKIARDFLGDERFVMFLGDNCIQGGISTLIEQFGRSAYNAQIVLKRVPNPQQYGVAELDEHGRILRLTEKPRTPRSDLALVGIYMFDQHIWQAVEAIKPSWRGELEITDAIQWLVEHERLVYPYIHEGWWIDTGKKDDMLEANRLILEELPAAIEGYVDRDSQLIGKVIVEKGAEIINSTIRGPAIIGEQTRIVNAYVGPFTSVYHHCTIEGSEIEHSIVLEHSAIRDLPHRLEDSLIGRYVEINRSPFKPRAYRLVLGDHSTVGVL; encoded by the coding sequence GTACTCAGCGGCGGTAAGGGCACGCGCTTGCGGCCGATCACCTACACCAGCGCCAAGCAGCTGGTGCCGGTAGCGAACAAGCCGGTGCTGTTCCGCGTGATCGAGGCGATCCGCGATGCCGGCATCGACGAGATTGGGATTGTGATCGGCGACACCGGCCCCGAGGTGCGCGCGGCCGTCGGCGATGGTAAGCGCTGGGGCGTGCGGATCGAGTATATTCCGCAGGATGCGCCGCTGGGCCTGGCGCATGCCGTGAAGATTGCGCGCGATTTTCTGGGCGACGAGCGCTTCGTCATGTTCCTGGGCGACAACTGCATCCAGGGCGGTATCTCGACCCTGATCGAGCAGTTCGGCCGTAGCGCCTACAACGCCCAGATCGTGCTCAAGCGCGTGCCTAACCCCCAGCAGTACGGCGTGGCCGAACTCGACGAGCACGGGCGCATCCTGCGGCTCACCGAAAAGCCGCGCACACCGCGATCCGACCTCGCGCTGGTGGGCATCTATATGTTCGACCAACATATCTGGCAGGCGGTCGAGGCGATCAAGCCCTCGTGGCGTGGCGAGCTCGAGATCACCGATGCGATCCAGTGGCTGGTCGAGCACGAACGCCTGGTGTACCCCTATATCCACGAGGGCTGGTGGATCGACACGGGGAAGAAAGACGACATGCTCGAAGCCAACCGCCTGATCCTCGAAGAGCTACCGGCGGCGATCGAGGGCTATGTCGACCGCGACTCGCAGCTGATCGGCAAGGTGATCGTCGAGAAGGGTGCCGAGATCATCAACAGCACTATCCGCGGCCCGGCGATCATTGGTGAGCAGACCCGCATTGTGAATGCGTATGTCGGCCCATTCACCTCGGTCTATCACCATTGCACGATCGAAGGCAGCGAGATCGAGCATTCGATCGTGCTCGAGCATAGCGCGATCCGCGATCTGCCGCACCGCCTGGAAGACAGCCTGATCGGCCGGTATGTCGAGATCAACCGCTCGCCGTTTAAGCCGCGGGCCTACCGCCTGGTGTTGGGTGATCACAGCACGGTGGGTGTACTGTAG
- the glpX gene encoding class II fructose-bisphosphatase, with amino-acid sequence MRPTRNLGMDLVRCTEAAALRAGRFMGRGDKIAADQAAVDAMRFSLESMPMDGIVVIGEGEKDEAPMLYTGERLGTGDLPAVDVAVDPVEGTTLLAEGMPGAIAVLAIGERGSLYSWAGIAYMDKLAVGEKARGVVDINAPVAQNIRDVAKALNKQVEDVTVVVLDRPRHKQLIQQIRETGARIKLILHGDVSAGVMTAIDDPPADILMGIGGAPEAVITACAMKCVGGEIQCKLWPRNDDERALAATQNLDLSKVYHTNDLVQGENVFFAATGITDGEFLRGVRYHSGGARTHSVVMRYASGTVRYIESTHHWDKLMRISGVQYAKEPNGGQK; translated from the coding sequence ATGCGACCAACCCGAAATCTTGGCATGGATCTGGTGCGTTGCACCGAGGCGGCGGCGCTACGTGCCGGCCGGTTCATGGGCCGTGGCGACAAGATCGCCGCCGACCAGGCGGCCGTCGACGCCATGCGCTTCTCGCTCGAGAGCATGCCGATGGATGGTATTGTAGTGATTGGCGAGGGCGAGAAGGATGAGGCGCCGATGCTGTACACCGGCGAGCGCCTCGGCACCGGCGATCTGCCGGCAGTCGACGTGGCGGTCGACCCGGTTGAAGGTACCACCCTGCTGGCCGAGGGCATGCCCGGCGCGATTGCAGTGCTGGCGATTGGCGAGCGTGGCTCGCTGTACAGCTGGGCTGGTATCGCCTACATGGATAAGCTGGCGGTTGGCGAGAAAGCCCGTGGCGTGGTCGATATCAACGCCCCGGTGGCCCAGAACATCCGCGATGTGGCCAAAGCGCTGAACAAACAGGTCGAGGATGTGACGGTGGTCGTGCTCGATCGGCCACGCCACAAGCAGCTGATCCAGCAGATTCGCGAGACCGGCGCGCGGATCAAGCTGATCTTGCATGGTGATGTGTCGGCCGGTGTGATGACCGCGATCGACGATCCACCGGCCGATATTCTGATGGGCATCGGTGGCGCGCCCGAGGCCGTGATCACCGCCTGCGCTATGAAGTGTGTCGGCGGCGAGATCCAGTGCAAGCTATGGCCGCGCAACGACGACGAGCGCGCACTGGCGGCGACTCAGAATCTCGACCTGAGCAAGGTCTATCATACCAACGACCTGGTGCAGGGCGAGAATGTGTTCTTCGCCGCCACCGGCATCACCGACGGCGAGTTTCTGCGCGGCGTGCGCTACCATAGCGGCGGCGCGCGCACGCACTCGGTGGTTATGCGCTATGCGTCGGGCACGGTGCGCTATATCGAAAGCACGCATCACTGGGACAAGCTCATGCGCATCTCGGGCGTGCAGTACGCCAAGGAGCCAAACGGCGGCCAGAAGTAG